A portion of the Phoenix dactylifera cultivar Barhee BC4 unplaced genomic scaffold, palm_55x_up_171113_PBpolish2nd_filt_p 001141F, whole genome shotgun sequence genome contains these proteins:
- the LOC103696008 gene encoding ATP-dependent Clp protease proteolytic subunit-related protein 1, chloroplastic, with amino-acid sequence MALALRSPCVSASVLSSPLDDLYSSAAARRNRELGHGSSSFAPSSRLVFSVPSSIAPPSRRRASWRCEWRYDHIPKQFREENLKDGLMDNYKNAPRYLYGLSASQMDMFMTEDNPVRRQAEKVTEESVSSARNYLDNGGMYSLTGMKEGASKYSMSVSMYRGGARGYGRPRTAPPDLPSLLLDARIVYLGMPIVPAVTELLVAQFMWLDYDSPSKPIYLYINSPGTQNEKMENVGSETEAYAIADTIGYCKSKVYTVNCGMAYGQAAMLLSLGAKGYRALQPNASTKLYLPKVNKSSGAVIDMWIKAKELDANTDYYIELLAKGIGKPKEEIAKDIQRPKYFQAQEAIAYGIADKIIDSRDAAFEKRNYDEMLAQSKAMRRGAGPQAAPSGFR; translated from the exons ATGGCGCTCGCTCTGCGCTCCCCGTGCGTCTCAGCTTCCGTCCTCTCTTCTCCGCTCGACGACCTCtactcctccgccgccgccagaAGGAATCGCGAACTAGGGCATGGATCGAGCTCCTTCGCGCCCTCCTCAAGGCTGGTGTTCTCAGTCCCCTCTTCCATCGCTCCTCCTTCGCGAAGAAGGGCAAGTTGGAGATGCGAGTGGAGGTACGACCACATCCCCAAACAGTTTCGGGAGGAAAATCTCAAAGACGGAT TAATGGACAATTATAAAAATGCTCCTAGATACCTGTATGGCCTTAGTGCTTCGCAGATGGACATGTTCATGACTGAAGACAACCCTGTTAGGAGGCAAGCAGAAAAAGTTACTGAG GAAAGCGTTTCATCTGCCAGAAATTACCTTGACAATGGAGGAATGTATAGCCTAACAGGCATGAAAGAGGGTGCATCAAAGTACAGTATGAGTGTAAGTATGTATCGTGGAGGGGCCCGAGGATATGGAAGGCCAAGAACTGCCCCTCCGGATTTACCATCTTTGCTATTAGATGCTCGAATTGTGTACCTTGGAATGCCT ATAGTTCCAGCAGTGACTGAGCTTCTTGTTGCTCAGTTTATGTGGTTGGATTATGATAGTCCCTCTAAACCTATATACCTATACATAAACTCACCTGGGACACAG AATGAGAAGATGGAGAATGTTGGATCTGAAACAGAGGCATATGCCATTGCTGATACTATAGGT TATTGCAAATCCAAAGTTTATACAGTGAATTGTGGCATGGCATATGGTCAGGCAGCAATGCTCTTATCTCTGGGTGCCAAGGGCTACCGTGCTCTGCAGCCAAATGCCTCCA CTAAACTGTATCTGCCTAAGGTCAACAAATCTAGTGGAGCTGTCATTGATATGTGGATCAAG GCAAAAGAACTTGATgcaaacaccgactactatattGAATTGTTAGCTAAAGGGATTGGTAAGCCCAAGGAAGAGATTGCAAAAGATATTCAGCGTCCAAAGTATTTCCAAGCACAAGAAGCCATTGCCTATGGAATTGCAGATAAGATTATAGATTCACGTGATGCTGCATTTGAGAAACGG AACTATGATGAGATGCTGGCACAATCAAAAGCCATGCGAAGGGGAGCTGGTCCGCAAGCTGCTCCGTCTGGGTTTAGATAG
- the LOC103696007 gene encoding uncharacterized protein LOC103696007 isoform X4 translates to MFSIYSSPRFSLPLGRWRSGRLRTALQPVPRIHVAPRAIPFSMNENSVPAPKNPLDYDPSRELLGLDVDPQGKNANPDAPKLRSWFGPNGQYIRELPCPSCRGRGYTPCAECGIERSRSDCSQCNGKGIRTCWQCLGDCVIWEESIDERLWEKARSSSPLKVKEDDEVDNLDIKVDVSRKSKRVYQSPSPEVSLKISRSLRSLNARTGLFSKRMKIIHRDPMLHAQRVAAIKE, encoded by the exons ATGTTCTCGATCTACTCCTCCCCTCGGTTCTCTCTGCCTCTCGGGAGATGGAGGAGCGGGAGACTCCGAACGGCTCTCCAACCCGTTCCAAGGATCCACGTCGCTCCGCGGGCCATCCCATTCTCCATGAACGAAAACTCGGTTCCGGCACCCAAAAACCCt CTCGATTACGATCCTTCGAGGGAGCTCCTAGGTCTCGATGTCGACCCGCAAGGAAA GAATGCTAATCCTGATGCACCAAAATTAAGGTCTTGGTTTGGTCCAAATGGCCAATACATCAGGGAGCTACCTTGTCCAAGTTGCAGGGGCAGGGGTTATACACCCTGTGCTGAGTGTGGAATTGAGAGATCGAGATCTGACTGTTCCCAGTGTAATGGGAAG GGTATTAGAACTTGTTGGCAGTGCTTGGGAGATTGTGTAATATGGGAAGAGTCAATTGATGAGCGACTATGGGAGAAAGCTCGATCTAG CTCTCCTCTAAAGGTGAAGGAAGATGATGAAGTTGACAATCTGGATATAAAGGTTGATGtttcaagaaaatcaaaacgtGTATACCAGTCACCATCTCCTGAAGTTAGCTTAAAGATCAGCAGATCACTGAGA AGTCTCAATGCCAGAACGGGATTGTTTAGTAAGCGTATGAAGATTATACACAGAGATCCTATGCTACATGCTCAGAGAGTAGCTGCAATCAAG
- the LOC103696007 gene encoding uncharacterized protein LOC103696007 isoform X3 — translation MFSIYSSPRFSLPLGRWRSGRLRTALQPVPRIHVAPRAIPFSMNENSVPAPKNPLDYDPSRELLGLDVDPQGKNANPDAPKLRSWFGPNGQYIRELPCPSCRGRGYTPCAECGIERSRSDCSQCNGKGIRTCWQCLGDCVIWEESIDERLWEKARSSSPLKVKEDDEVDNLDIKVDVSRKSKRVYQSPSPEVSLKISRSLRSLNARTGLFSKRMKIIHRDPMLHAQRVAAIKILIRTYILILL, via the exons ATGTTCTCGATCTACTCCTCCCCTCGGTTCTCTCTGCCTCTCGGGAGATGGAGGAGCGGGAGACTCCGAACGGCTCTCCAACCCGTTCCAAGGATCCACGTCGCTCCGCGGGCCATCCCATTCTCCATGAACGAAAACTCGGTTCCGGCACCCAAAAACCCt CTCGATTACGATCCTTCGAGGGAGCTCCTAGGTCTCGATGTCGACCCGCAAGGAAA GAATGCTAATCCTGATGCACCAAAATTAAGGTCTTGGTTTGGTCCAAATGGCCAATACATCAGGGAGCTACCTTGTCCAAGTTGCAGGGGCAGGGGTTATACACCCTGTGCTGAGTGTGGAATTGAGAGATCGAGATCTGACTGTTCCCAGTGTAATGGGAAG GGTATTAGAACTTGTTGGCAGTGCTTGGGAGATTGTGTAATATGGGAAGAGTCAATTGATGAGCGACTATGGGAGAAAGCTCGATCTAG CTCTCCTCTAAAGGTGAAGGAAGATGATGAAGTTGACAATCTGGATATAAAGGTTGATGtttcaagaaaatcaaaacgtGTATACCAGTCACCATCTCCTGAAGTTAGCTTAAAGATCAGCAGATCACTGAGA AGTCTCAATGCCAGAACGGGATTGTTTAGTAAGCGTATGAAGATTATACACAGAGATCCTATGCTACATGCTCAGAGAGTAGCTGCAATCAAG ATATTAATTCGTACGTACATTTTAATTCTTTTATAA